From Hippoglossus hippoglossus isolate fHipHip1 chromosome 14, fHipHip1.pri, whole genome shotgun sequence:
GCCAATAATAACCCCCCCGTTGCTCATGTCCTGGAATGAACGAAACCACCCTGAAAAGCCTGGGATGTATTTGGGCCCAACACACTTCGGCCGAGTGCTAAAGGCGACACAGTCATATTTAGCTAAGAGTCGACTCATTTGACaacaaaacattatattttaaaatgtgctcGGCCAAAACTATTGACAAAAACCTCAAACTAAAAGTTTTCATTTAGTCTCccacttttcatttaaattcgatttttctttttttcacgaCATTTTGGACGAAAGTAGATTTGTTGCATATTCTATCAGCCGTCTCTCTTGTCATCAACAGGACAACACAAGCATGACCTTCTCCTGGGAATCACAGCCCATGCTCCTCCACATCTGCTTATTCCTGTGCACCACTGGAGGTCAGAATTTATTCTTCAAATAACAGTCTGCCTGATAAGGTCAACAGCGAAGGAGAGTAATGTTTGTCCAGCAATGTATTCATTAGTTGTCCAAACATTTACTGAGCAGTTTCCTTTTTGCTGTTCATGTCAATTAAATCTTTGTATTTAATACTACATTTTTAAACGGATTAATTTAATGATCACAATTTTAAAAGCCCTGGGAGATGAATGGTGTGAGGATTAAATTAGGTTCCCTGTAGGGAAATGACGTGAAAGGAAAGGTAATTCAAGTACAAGAGGTTCTTGTTCCCACTTTTTTATCAGCTGATCTTTATCTGACACGTGAAATGATTTTGAAATgcaatatttgtattaaatcaAGTCTGACCTGTGAGGTTACGCTCTTCATCATCAGGACGAAAACTTGAATTCAAACTTTCTTTCCACCGCACTAGGTCAGacagatttcttttctttcatgaTCATTACTAATCATTAGTCCTAGATGctgttttgaagaaaaaaagagctgaaCAAACCAAACTGTACAATCAGTTGTTCTAATCTAAATGTAAGCACTCCTTTCATTCCAGACTGTTTTCATTCTGCTCGCTCTCACTCAGAAACAACAATAGTGAGAAAATCACACACAATCTCTACCTCAGGTTTAAACAGTCGACATGTGAGGGATGGATGttgtgtttgagtttcagtCTTGtcaaaaaccaacaaaccaaaacCAATGCCCTTTGTGATATTGACGTACCTTGAGCAAATGTCTCAAGTTATGTGTTTCCACAACGTGTTGGTCATACCCAGTGCCCTGACTCAAGAGCTTTACTCTCCAATTGCATTCCAGTGCATGATTTACTGATGTTATTGCTTCACATCAGCAGTGACACCAACACCTCAAATGGGCTGCCTATCACTCACTGACGAGAGGACAGAGCATAAAAATAGATTATGTTATAAAActaacaaaaatagaaaaataacagattacagcagacattttgtttgttgttagcCTACATGTAATACTCACCAGCAAACCTTTATAATATTCATTATATAACGTTGGCATTTttgcaaataaaatgaatagaaattaATGAATAGAAAATCTAGGCCAGctcaaaaaacaataattaaacagAATCAGACATAACAACACAGCTGAAAACAGCTCAATGTTCAGTCAAGCAAAATGTGCATCAAGTCTCAACTGTTGCACATctcaagaggaaaacaaagatgcACTAAACAGGAAGTATGGAGGTGTGTGCTGTCATGACAAGAACCAAGGAATGAATCAGTCTGTTTCTTCTGTCAATACATCATGGCTGTCATGCTTTACATTTCATCTCTGTATGTTCAGTGGTGTCCCGACAGTtccagctgcagcctctgaaCCCAGCAGTGCTGCAGGGCTCGAATGTGCAGTTCCGCGCCACCGTGGAGGGAAACTGGCAGATCATGACCTGGGACGTCGGAGGGTTGTTGGTCCTCACTGTCCCTGTAGACAGCAACGTGACCTCATCCTCACGACAGTTCTCTGCCGGATTCTGCTCTGTAGGTAACTCCAGCTGTGTGGAGTTCACCATCCACAATGTCAGCCGCAGGGACGCTGGGCCGGTCATCTGCACCGTGCAGGGGGACTATGGAGACAAGACTGCACAGCTTAACGTTCAAGGTGAGGGTCACAAACATATATCAGGCTGCACATATATGTTAGTGCCTGCAGGGGCGGATACACAGGCGGGGTCAGAGGGGCACTGGCCCCTGCTGAAATGTGATAGGCCTCTCAATtgtccctgtcctgtcagtggtcttctttaaaaaaaaaggctagtcacttactaacaataaatatgactgTAGGAGCCGCATTTAAGTTTATTACTATATACTATGTATGTaatatacaatttttttctCGATTTGTGTTTGCAATTAGTAGCAAGTACACAGCCCCACAGTTGAGGAGGGCGCCCCTATAAGTTGGTGGGCATGGTGCATGGTGGGAGAGAGAAAGCGGGTGACAGCACATACCGTCTTTGACCTCAGCCTTTGAAAGTGTCAGCTGGCGAATCGATTTTGAGTTGTCAGCAGTCTGCTCTCACTTAGACATTGAATTAtaaaaatatctgacagtttgAGGAAGGTGTAGTTACTAGGATGCACTGTGGGGGGCAGCAGTGTGCTCTTTTCAACTGTGCAACCTGCAACCTCTTGGAAGAACATAATCACATTTGAAGCGATGTAACATCCAACATTCAGCCTGAGCTTTCTGGTGCTTTGGACATTGTTGTTGTAGAAGAATCAAAGTGCTCATGCTGTATTTGGCTCAGCGGGGAGGGAATAGTGattaaaaaacaccaaagaagcttcaacaatgaaataaaattccAGAAGGAAAAAATTACAATGAATATGCACATaatactcacacacatacacacatgtttgCCTGTGCTAGATGGCCTGTGTGGGGCTCATTATCTCCCCATCACATTTATTGGAAAGCGGTGTCAGAGAAACTGGGGGCTTCCTTGGGTCGGAGGGGGGGGGATCTATAACATAATAGCTTTTTGttcagggagacagagagcaacTATAATTGCTTTTGTAATGGGGGATGTCGATTTAGTTAGAAGTTAACGGCCAGTATCAGAGAACTGGAATTCAAAGACATATACaagtaaacaaatcaaataacaTAAGGAAAAAATCTTTGATGCATCTTTTTCAATATTATAAAGGCAGCAAAGGGAATTATTAgtggaaataaaaccaaagaaaGCAGAAGCTGGTCCACTACTTCTAGTTCCCAGTGTGTCCATGTTTTACATCCTGGACCAAAATCTttcatcaggaaaaaaaacaaagaatcttTAAACAAGAAAATGGAGGCATTAATATCTTGAGGCATCAGACCATAGATATAAATGTAAACGCGCTGTAGATAGTGTCATTAATATATGACTGCAGTGATGAATATTCCTTTGCAAACATTGGTTTatgaattacacaaaaaataaaaactttatttaattaaatcactctcaagttatttgatttattcacactaACCCAATATgatagataataataaaatgtgaccCTTTAAATGTAACATATGTAATAAAGTTAGATAgacatataaaatgtaattgaaatacataataaataattattttttcgATTTGATGTCAGATATTCAGAAATGGACATATGTGGCTTGAGAGAAAACCTCTGACTCCAATGTTTTGATCAGTTACTTTTGATCAGTTTTGATCAGTTactaaacaaaacattttatttctccagAGGGAATGTTTCCACACATCTGCTCTTCTCAGCCTTTCCATTCATCAGTAGATCAGCCTCAACCTCTGGATTAGCCAGAGGGGTGATAGTGAGCACACCCCCAATAAATAATTGTCTCTCTAAGGCAGTTTTATCAACCAGCCTCAAACCAGTGCACTTTCACAGCAGTATAAAGCAAATCCAGCAAAACACCACACATTCCCGCTTCCCAGCGTGATAGTAATCTGAAGGTGATCTCACTGTGAAACATCTGGGCCCTGCTCCCCGGCTGTGAATGGATATTGATCGTGTAGGCGCTGGGGCTCTATCTCATGCTGCTGATTAGGACCTCCATGATTACAGACATATTCTCCTTGCATGGAGCTAATGCTAATAAATCCAGCTAATAGACCTGCCAGCTGAGCACATTGATTGCTTTTCTGCAAGACTAGTGTTAATGAGGGACACTGACAGTTCAATAGCAAAGAGAGTTTAACAGCAAACTACAGACAGGCTCATGTCATATTAAAGTCTCGTGTTAACTGTAAGATTGTTCCACTGGTTCCCCTGATGCCAAGGTGATCCCTTCATAGCCACACTAACAATACAATGAACGGCATTATCCAACGTGAGAAGACATCAGTGATCTTATTGTTCAACCTATAGAAAATCATTagccatgcagcagcagcagccatgtgtTAATCTGCTGCACAGTTAGGTGGAGTTTTTATATGTTTTCCCATGTGATTGGGTATTGTGTTATTTCAGGCAGGGCACAGAGGTCACACTTATATAAACTGACTGTCATCAGCTGCTTTATTCATGCTTCACCATTACTGCCCCATTCATCAGCCGTGTGCCTTTATCCAGCCACAGTCATGCAGGTGCACACAGTGACCTGTATAACCTCATTTCTCACTGGATATACTGAGCTCAAACCTTCATGCCAACACATATCATTTGCCACCGCAGCTCCTTCCATACAATCTTTAACTTATGCACTGTTTATGCGAGTTTAAAAGGGGATTCGTTGTTTTAGAAGAATCCACTGCTCTAATATTTCTCACCAGTAATTCATGAATGTACTATGTTTATTTGAATATCAACAAACGGCATGTTCAAATCAGTTTGAACAATGTCTCTACAAAAGGTGCATGGCTAGCTAGAATGGAACTATGCAGACTGGATGTTCACAACTTGTACTCCACATGTAGCATGACAATATAGGCTACATAGTTTGATTATCCCCTGTTGTCCATCTtatcacacaaacagagaccAGACCCTGTCAAACACATCATACCCAGCAGTGACAGTAGCTACTGTTACGgccacaaacagaaaatgaaaacctgGCTCAACTTTGTGGCCACAACATTAAATAAGAATGCCTACTGAGTACTTTGTTTTAACAAAAAGACGACGTTTATTTACAAAAATTGGAAACAATAATCTACCAAAACTATGGGAGTCTGGAGGTCTggccaaaaataacaaaagatgaGGAGGTCTGGGCCAGTCACAGGGACCGTAGGACCCAGAGCTTCTTCCCCTAAACTAATACACCCAGAGGTCAGCCTAAACTAGAAATAGAGCCCGAAAACTGGACTACCAGACCTCCAGcctcaaacagaaagaaaccCAAAGAACCATCATCATAATCGtcatcaagctgctgctgctgctgctgctgctgctgctgctgggagagagagcgagcctCTTCTGTCCTCCCTTAAATACCACACAATCAGCTGATCTGTCAtacctgaggagaggagagcagagcaaaGAGTAAAGGGGGAGGGAAGGTTGGAGCGCGTAACACTACATTACCAGTAACCATAAAACCTAAAACTAGTCTGAACAcaacgggcccgagcacacgcattttgaagcctgttgcggttagtggagagagcgatcaatgaccaagcgcacgtctccgcgttgcatgcgttttgtgCACTgtggcaaggacaaacgcttcacttcctgcgtccgtcatgcgatgtcgatccttgcctgctagttgctcattacggtccacgctatcaattgcacatcaccctgtgaaaattttatgtaaatcgaatgatagttgtaaaaaaaagcttacttcctgttgccagactaatagatctgttcaagtaggggctctgatgtagcatgagcaattttgtgtcaattggacaatgttacaacaacataattatcacactgatcagtagtATCAgtgtaactaaaagtaactaaaaagtaactaaaagtacgaaagtaactaaaaagtaactaaaagtacaaaagtaactaaaagtacaaaagtaactaaaaagtaactaaaagtacaaaagtaactaaaagtacaaaagtaactaaaaagtacaaaagtaactaaaaagtaactaaaagtacgaaagtaactaaaaagtaactaaaagtacaaaagtaactaaaagtacaaaagtaactaaaaagtaactaaaagtacaaaagtaactaaaaagtaactaaaagtacgaaagtaacgaaaagtaacgaaaagtaacaaagtaaccaaaagtaacgaaaagtaacaaagtaatgaaaagtaacgaaaagtaacaaagtaactaaaagtaacgaaaagttacaaagtaacgacaagtaagaaaagtaactaacagtaacgaaaagttacaaagtaacgaaaagtaacgaaaagtaacaaagtaaccaaaagtaacgaaaagttacgtaaagtaacgtaacgtaggtggtgctatgaccctgaactaatattaatatatggatgtgttcaggtcaggattgtgatcataggtcagtagttcggagccggttggataatgcagagtggatttacaaagtacttcctgtttcatggcgaatcagtaggttggcgctatgacactgaggaaatattgacacatagagctgttcaggcttggtctctgatcatgagacatcagtttggcggtgataggacaatgcacactggacttatgacaacatcgtctcctttggcgaaggatgaaccttcgccgcacctcaatgtttacacggtttgaggaaatgtcacaattctgaccatggtccaatgacttgactgagctcttttgagctgtatattggaaagcagccaggagcagttcatcaaagtaaaaacatgtaacttcctgtagccaccagggggcgctgtgtttttaagtcatgatttctgtgtagatgtcatcaggccgggacttttgtcttacatgtctagtttggactcgattcgaccaaatatgtccgagatacagaacctcgtgttttgatggcgtgtaatcaaactttgacgccatgccacggtcacatcgtgtgatgaaaaatcaatctttgagttagtttttatctccatcttgtttaaatgacactcatctcaatatgaagttgatctgatgaaagccctgggacaagtacatcaaagtaaaaatgtggaaaatggccaatatggccactaaagtcaaaatggcgggcttcctgttgcttttttcccattgcacctctgaccttttttgtttgtcttgtcatgatacacctgggctacgatttttgtgaagatcggtgaaagctaactgaggggcttttccttagatggcgctgttgagccatttttccacgcccatttcaaattactccagaatacaattactttttggggttttgaattccctgcaaactttggtaacaatttgagcatgtctaggccctgaaaaagccccaaaagggaaatacaaaaaatacaatagggcctcccaccggaggtgctcgggccctaataacaTCTTAAACTAAGTCATAACATTAATGCATCAACACAATAATACTAAAACAGCTATATTTTAACTAGAACATTTAATAGTACCATGTGCCTTTGCgtgtgggtggctgtggctcaggaggtagagcaggtcgtccactagTGTCAACGGTTTGATCTCAGTCTTCCCAATTCTGcttgctgaagtgtccttgggcaagatactgagcaGGAACCCAATGGGGGCACTCCCTCAGACCACTGGGTCAGATGCTTAAAAAAAGCACTGATTCTCTGAACTAACCTCTTCATTGTCccggtctctgtctctcagagaGTGGCACAGTCAACATCCTGGGAGGGAACGTGACCGTGGACCAGGACCAGCAGGTGGAGTTCCAGTGTGTTACTACAGCTTGGTTCCCCATACCCACAGTAAGCTGGACCCAAGACAGTCACGCTATAAACAGCACCCTGTACAACACCAGCAGCATGGCGGATGGGGACTACTTTAACTCCACCAGTGTCCTCAAGTTCCAGGCAGTCAAAAACACCACGGTGGAGTGTTGGGCAACTGTGTCAGCACTAACAAACCCACAGTCCAGCTCCGTCTCCTTGGTGGTTGGTAAGAAAGTCAACTTGTCAGCCTCCTCCTACACTTTCTGCCTCTGTGCTACATTCAATGTTTGGAAAAAGTGAGCTAAATGTATTGTGATTTCATTCTTTGGTTCCCTGTGTTGGTAATATCAAAAACAGCACAAATTCATATAATACCTCCCACTACAATGGAAATCCAGCTTACCACTACACTACACATTCTCAAATCTACATCAAAATCCACAGTTGTGATTATAATGACTTCCTTGGGGAATGCTGCTAAATCAACATCATGGACAGGCTCCATGCTGCAAAACACcgaaaatattgaaataaagtCACATCAATAACAGTTATAAGTGTGTATGACACTGGAGACCATTATGTAGTCCAAGGCCTAACTTGTAACCATCGTGCCAGAGAACACTTTTTACTACACCCATGAgatactttttagttttttagtaaGTTGATTAAGTTGATTACtaaattgattgattaataagACGATTAATTTTGTCCAGTTGTGACatggtgttgttgtgttgtggttgtagtctcacagcaaaaaggttcCCAGTTCAAGTCCTAGTTTGGCTGGGGTCTTACTTCAAGTTTTCTTGTTCACTCCGTGTCTTTGTGGGTTTACTCCCGTCACTCCGGCTGCCtcacacagtccaaagacacatCATAGGTGTAaatggttgtgtgtctctgtatgttggtgATATGGTGGCGGCCTCGCCAGGGTGTATCCCACCTCTAGCTATGGCTGGGATCCTCAATGGATAAGCactatagataatggatggatggattgtcTCGAAGTGGCCACAACAAACACCCATCAGAgatccaggtcatggtatcttaGACTTGAACAACTTCTGAAGCTTGAGTTGATATTCCAGATAGGAAGTAAGTGCTGCAGCAACAATGTTTAAGAGACATGTTTAGTTTATTGTAATGGGAGGTGTTATGGTGGGTCGGAGACACTCCTGTATTAACCCCATCATTCAGTTGTGTGACTGAAACCTCAGACTGGTTCAgtatgtgagagtgtgtgacaTTAAACTGTCAGTAACATTTTCTGTTCAGGCAGTGATGGTGCAATGATCCACTTCCAGAAAACATAcaagaaaatagagaaaatggaAATCGACATGCATCACAGGCATTAATGTGGACATTTAAATTGGTTCTTTGTGTCTTGTATTTTaatgtgacagtttgttttGACAATAATGAATACGTTTTTATCTCTTTGAGTGTTCGATTCTGAATTCCGGCCTTTCCTCTTGCTACAGTTCCCAAACCTACTGACTGGACTGTGCTGATAGCTGTGGTCGTGTCTTTTGGAGGTGCCGCTTTGCTGGTTTTACTCATCCTCGGAATCATCTTCTGCTacaaatgcagaaaagaaaaacgtgaGGCCGTCAATTCTAACACAAATCACACCACACACTATTTTTAAAATCAGATATGTCGTGGTACTAATTTGTTTGCGGGTAGCAAGTGCTGGAAAATATGAATGAGAATGGGGTCGCTAACAAACATATATTCTTACATACGTGGCAAAAATGCAAAAGAGTTGATGTTACTGATTCTTGATCAAACACGATACTGTAAATCAAAGTGAAACAGTGGGAAGACAGATTAAGAGCAGACTGAGTCACACTTGTTCTATAATCATTACAGTGTTTTTTGAGATGAACAGTTGTGTACGTCTTGTTtacatgtaaatatttgtacattCATTTGGTATCTCACGATCCCTCCAGAATCCAACTACCAAGATGAAATAAGgtgagaacaagagaacatttTGTAAATACTCCACCTCAACAGCTTTGGTGTGTTTCTACAACCAGTCGAATACTGTGTTgtgatttatgtgtgtttgtagcaGGAGGGTGAGGACACAGAGCCAGATCAGTACTGTCAGTGCAGCTGGTCAAGCGAATGCAGGATTTGAGCCAGATGGTCAAACAAGTAAGAGCGACGGGTGAAATTACACTAACACATACACAAGTTCTAGATGAAAATCTGTacatttcaattcaaatttaaaagttGAAAGGTGCACTCTAtcacatgttgctgctgttaccaAGCCAGGTCCAAACTCTCGTCTCTGTCCACAGGTGTCGCTCCCAGTGAACTCACTGACAGTGGCTTTTACCAGGCAAATGGCCCCATTGCTCACGAGGTAGGTTGTGGGGTGCTTTTGTAATACACAATGACAATACACAATACAAAGTAGAAAATGATTGCATGCAGCAGTGTACAAAGAATAAATAAGTTCCTGTGGTAGAGACACAGCATCATTTGgaggaaacaaagcaaagatCTGTCACAACTGTCTTCTTCTGTTCCCCTTTGGCTCAGGGCCTGTAGACAATTACTTACCAACGGTAACAAACGGTTACTAACGGTAACAAACGGTTACTAGCGGTTACTAACGGTTACTAACGGTAGAACAATTTTTACAGATTAAAAGGTAAAGTCAAAGGAATGTGGCATactgtgggggggggatttggaTTTTATAAAgataacttttatttgtattcccTTCACACAGTTACGGAATTGAATAATTTTGATATTCTCACTTTAGTTAAATGACGATATAACAGTAGTGACTAAGTGTTTACAGCCAggtcagcagctctgtgaggctgtaatTAAGACAAagcagtgctttgagctaaatgctaaattcaacatgctaacatgcagACAATGATAGTGCTAACATGCTTAGATATAGTAGTggtaaagtgttttttatgttcaCCAGCTTAGTTCTATGTATATTATATAAGCATTCTAATTCTACTGCAAATTTCATGTTATCCAATAAATAACTGTAATCAAATGGCACCAACTTCATGGTGCCAATTTGAGAAATAACCCTATGATCATCACAGTCACTAAAGTTCTACCTCTGATGACCATAAATGTCCGTACAAAATGTTTATGGCATTCCATCAAATTGTTGTCACGACAGTGGTCTCGGGTAGTAAGCCAACgaaagactgtatataaatatgtacgACATAatggctccccaaaagtgaagccaaattgtcttgatcgtcccctggtggctggctacagtataggttgTAAAACACCTCCCCAAGCCAGAGGACATTaagggccaaactaaaaagtacatgtcaaataaattgtaaatttggttttagttACCTATTTAatgctgtaaaaacagggtgaaacatgattgacagctgagactgactcgctaTTAGTTGGGCGCGTGCATCGGCAGGACCTCGATTCCCTGTGGCTCCATCCCACAATCGTTACTGCACTTACTCTGGGTCCAAATGACGCCatcggtgcaagatggcagcattggatatttcatttctagatagtgggaggaagcggagacacgtcgtccatctttatattcagtctacTGCCCAACATGACAGACACTGCCATCCATAGTCCCCTAATTCACATGGCTATACAATCTCTACATAGTTATTTTAAACTGGcccttttttaaaagacaaaaaggttGGGCAGCACGCCTCCAAATCATGTAACTGTATGCCAGTTCTTTACCATGCACTATGAAGGAGAACACTCCCTCACTTTGCACCCACACTGCCATCCACCACACACAAAGACGCCTCTCAGTTGGTGTAGTGTTCACCTTTGGAAAACGTTATCACAGCTCAGAGGTCATGCTGGATTGTGCCAGTAGAAAGCCTGAGAGATTATTTATATCGACCCCTTTTCATTGCtcctgaaaatgaaataaactaaGTATCAGCCACGTGAATTGATCATGTTTAACTACGAAGCTGCTAATCATTTAATGTGTCATTTACACAGCATGAATAATTCAATGCTGATCATTGTTGATCATTCAACTCATTTAAGTACTGTGATGAACGAGGTAGCTCTgtacaaacatgtatttaattatGTACAGTAGTAACATATTTCATGTGTTAtaaacactgtttgtgtgtgtgtgtgtgtgtgtgtgtgtgtgtgtgtgtgtgtgtgtgtgtgtgtgtggggggggggggtaatgtaAGTGTGCACTGTTTTAGCAGCACCCATATTGAGAGGCAAATCGGATGCATTATTGATGTGACATTTGTTTTGCCTTTGATTTGTAGATGCCTGACATCGTCAACAGTGACCAGACAGGAAATGGCTACAACAGTGCCCAGCACACTTTGGACGGAACAGGCTTTaggaaacacagacatgtcACCATTGTGTAAGGACAGACAGAAAACCACAAAGAACTTGAACAGCAGCCTGAAGCCAAACTGGGCTGTAAAGGTTGAAAAAAGGTGGACGAAGGCCCAGAGCAAAGACTGATGGAATAACATGGAGTAGATGGAGTCACAAGTTGAGGCTGATATTGCAAAACTACTGGGTATTATTTCTGTACTCAAGTTAAGTTGCAGTAGCAGCATCATGACAGATTAGCACtgacaaacatgacaaacaaCTACAGCAGCCTTCTGATGCTCCAGCATAAAATGGTTAGTTTGTTCTCACAGCGGACGAACAGGACTGGGGCCATACTTCTTTTAGCCCTGTTAATCTAGTTCACGCTAAACCATATCTTTACATGGAGTTAAATTATTCAAAAGAGACCATGTTAGACTTCCTTTGTCCTCCTACATCTCTAAATGTCTTATAATGTAATACACTTAATTGCCTATTCTGTGACCGGCAGCTTATTTTTCCAATgtgataaaataattatatataaaacgTTGTTAACTTGTAATGTTTGAAACAGTCCCTATGAGGAATTACACATTTATGAACTGTATAATTTGgtataaaaaagcattttaatttatattttataattgaGCCATATGTCTGCATACACTTG
This genomic window contains:
- the igsf5a gene encoding immunoglobulin superfamily member 5, with translation MTFSWESQPMLLHICLFLCTTGVVSRQFQLQPLNPAVLQGSNVQFRATVEGNWQIMTWDVGGLLVLTVPVDSNVTSSSRQFSAGFCSVGNSSCVEFTIHNVSRRDAGPVICTVQGDYGDKTAQLNVQESGTVNILGGNVTVDQDQQVEFQCVTTAWFPIPTVSWTQDSHAINSTLYNTSSMADGDYFNSTSVLKFQAVKNTTVECWATVSALTNPQSSSVSLVVVPKPTDWTVLIAVVVSFGGAALLVLLILGIIFCYKCRKEKQSNYQDEISRRVRTQSQISTVSAAGQANAGFEPDGQTSVAPSELTDSGFYQANGPIAHEMPDIVNSDQTGNGYNSAQHTLDGTGFRKHRHVTIV